CTATAATGGCAAATCTACAGTAATGAACAAAATTTGGGAAGTGAAAATGAAGATTGATTCTTTAATCACCATTATGTTAATTGCCTCAAGCAATACCATATTCTACTATTAATGACCTATATGATAAGGTTACGGGTTCTGCCTTTATCATGTACAAGTTTTTCAATTTGTAGTGCTTTTCTTTTCCAGACATTAATACACGTTTTCATAGTGAAATAGCTATCTTCACATTATGAATTTGTTGTCTAATACTTTAATCTTCAATAATGATTCGAACTCTTGATAaaattagagaaaaaaaaaaggctaaAATAAAACATCAGTACATTGAGAACACAATAATTAACATGTCGGTGTACTCTTAATTTATGAACCCTTTTCTTATTCAAGTATCTAATCTCTTCATCATGAACAAAAACTTATACCActgtactttttatttttattttattcgtaataaatgaaatgtgaatcTTCAATCATTTCTATAGTAAAACCTATATCACCCAGTATGAATCTCTGCTGTGCCAGCTGTCaaatctttattattattattattttatttggttACTCTTCCCCGCcttgaaaatataaattttcaccACAGCCTCTTTTCCAAGTTGACTGGAAAAGAACATATGCGTGTGTGGATAAGAACTTGGACCAACAGAAAATGGGCTTAGGCATGCTTTTACACAGCTCATCGGCATTCGGCATGCCATTGCCTGTTAGCTGGGATCCATACTGCACTCCCTGTGAAAAAAGTGACATTTAAACCATCCTCTTTTAACCCtatttgattatggtttatatTTTAGATTATAAACTTCAAGATGTTTTAGTTATATCTTTAAAAGTATGGGATCATATGAAttataattttgaataatttaaatattaaatgttaCTCGGATTTAACTTGGAACATATTTAAAATATCGAGtgaaattttgaatacatatatatttattgtaaaattaatttagatttaatttattaaaaaaagatgatgataataatattattaaaatttaaaagattattttatttaacatgTTAAATATGATGGGTACAAATGAATTTAATTTTGATCTATATATTTTGAATATGTTCAATATCAAAATCTAAACATTAATTAGTAGATAAGTAAGCAATAGGTTGATAAGATATTATGTATGTAAAATCGATACTCAACGACTCAATTTTACCGAATGAATCTTATAGACTAATTTAAAATCTAGATCTTAATTTAacaatatatatttgaattaacCCTAATTTAAATCTTGGAAACCCCCGGGCCAAACCATTGGCTTTCATCCCCTATAAGAACACACCCATCCCTTTGCTACCCTTGCCATGCAAATCCCAAAAAAAGAGCTAAAACCATTTCTCATTTGATCCGTTAGAGGCAACCACGGAGAGCAAAGAGGATAAATAAGatagtgaaaaagaaaaataaatatcccATATGTTATAAATATAAGAAGAGGCAGCAGATATTGAAGATGAAAAATGGTGCAATGAGAGGGTCAAAGAGAAGGTATGAGCAGAAGGGCAATGGAGGGTTTTTAAAGGAAAAAAGAGGTAGGTTTTACATTATACGAAGATGT
This is a stretch of genomic DNA from Gossypium arboreum isolate Shixiya-1 chromosome 11, ASM2569848v2, whole genome shotgun sequence. It encodes these proteins:
- the LOC108456476 gene encoding small polypeptide DEVIL 4, translated to MKNGAMRGSKRRYEQKGNGGFLKEKRGRFYIIRRCIAMLLCWRD